Genomic DNA from Desulfonema ishimotonii:
TGGCCAGCGAGATGAGCTGGTCCGCGACCCGAACCCCGACAGACTTCAGGGTCTCTTCGATGACCGCGAAAGCCATTTCCCGCTTGTCCTCGCCTGTGGCACCGCCATATCTGGTCTCCACAGTCGAAACCGCTGTGGTGGCGGCGCTTTTCAGCAGCCTGCCTGCCCG
This window encodes:
- a CDS encoding phage holin, LLH family, encoding MFGKIGFYLRPCLSLVFSRAGRLLKSAATTAVSTVETRYGGATGEDKREMAFAVIEETLKSVGVRVADQLISLAIEIAVLRLKQRND